In the genome of Metabacillus litoralis, the window AGAGGTGCCCGTACCGCAAACCGACACAGGTAGGCGAGGAGAGAATCCTAAGGTGAGCGAGAGAACTCTCGTTAAGGAACTCGGCAAAATGACCCCGTAACTTCGGGAGAAGGGGTGCTTTTTAGGGTGAATAGCCCGGAAAAGCCGCAGTGAATAGGCCCAGGCGACTGTTTAGCAAAAACACAGGTCTCTGCGAAGCCGCAAGGCGAAGTATAGGGGCTGACGCCTGCCCGGTGCTGGAAGGTTAAGGGGAGAGGTTAGCGCAAGCGAAGCTTTGAACCGAAGCCCCAGTAAACGGCGGCCGTAACTATAACGGTCCTAAGGTAGCGAAATTCCTTGTCGGGTAAGTTCCGACCCGCACGAAAGGCGTAACGATCTGGGCACTGTCTCAACGAGAGACTCGGTGAAATTATAGTACCTGTGAAGATGCAGGTTACCCGCGACAGGACGGAAAGACCCCGTGGAGCTTTACTGTAGCCTGATATTGAATTTTGGTACAGCTTGTACAGGATAGGTAGGAGCCTGAGAAGCCGGAGCGCTAGCTTCGGTGGAGGCGTCGGTGGGATACTACCCTGGCTGTATTGAAATTCTAACCCACAGCCCTGACCGGGCTGGGAGACAGTGTCAGGTGGGCAGTTTGACTGGGGCGGTCGCCTCCTAAAATGTAACGGAGGCGCCCAAAGGTTCCCTCAGAATGGTTGGAAATCATTCGTAGAGTGTAAAGGCACAAGGGAGCTTGACTGCGAGACCTACAAGTCGAGCAGGGACGAAAGTCGGGCTTAGTGATCCGGTGGTTCCGCATGGAAGGGCCATCGCTCAACGGATAAAAGCTACCCCGGGGATAACAGGCTTATCTCCCCCAAGAGTCCACATCGACGGGGAGGTTTGGCACCTCGATGTCGGCTCATCGCATCCTGGGGCTGTAGTCGGTCCCAAGGGTTGGGCTGTTCGCCCATTAAAGCGGTACGCGAGCTGGGTTCAGAACGTCGTGAGACAGTTCGGTCCCTATCCGTCGTGGGCGTAGGAAATTTGAGAGGAGCTGTCCTTAGTACGAGAGGACCGGGATGGACGCACCGCTGGTGTACCAGTTGTCTTGCCAAAGGCATAGCTGGGTAGCTATGTGCGGAAGGGATAAGTGCTGAAAGCATCTAAGCATGAAGCCCCCCTCAAGATGAGATTTCCCATCACATTAGTGAGTAAGATCCCTGAAAGATGATCAGGTTGATAGGTCAGAGGTGGAAGCGCGGTGACGTGTGGAGCTGACTGATACTAATCGATCGAGGACTTAACCTAATAGAAAAGCGGAAGAAGCTTAGCTTTTATCCATAGGGAATTGGTGCGATCGAGATGAAGTCGTTCTTTGACTTCTTCGAGAGAGTGAAATTACCGTAGGATTTGGCTTCTGGAGCTGGACAAAGTAAGAGCGTAAACTCAGTAGAGTGAAGTTGAATTGTGAATCGTTATCTAGTTTTGAAGGAACATCCTTCAAACTTAATTTTGTCTGGTAATGATGGCGAAGAGGTCACACCCGTTCCCATGCCGAACACGGAAGTTAAGCTCTTCAGCGCCGATGGTAGTTGGGGGATTCCCCCTGTGAGAGTAGGACGTTGCCAGGCAAACCTTTATAGGTTTGATATTATTAAAAATATGGCCCATTGGTCAAGCGGTTAAGACACCGCCCTTTCACGGCGGTAACACGGGTTCGAATCCCGTATGGGTCACCATAGTTTTTTTCGCGCTAGCGAAGATAGCTTACTTAATGAAATTCATAAATTTCATGTTATTTTGGAGGATTAGCTCAGCTGGGAGAGCACCTGCCTTACAAGCAGGGGGTCGGCGGTTCGATCCCGTCATCCTCCACCATAGATTTTTCGCACTAGCGAAAATATCTTACCATATGCCGGTGTAGCTCAACTGGTAGAGCACGATCGAATATGCTTCGAAGCTCCTGCTTCAGCACACAAATCGAGCTGCTACTTGAATAATCTTTCTGAGATTTGGGTGACTGGTAAGTAAGATGAAACCTAATTTACATCTATAATAATGCCGGTGTAGCTCAACTGGTAGAGCAACTGACTTGTAATCAGTAGGTTGGGGGTTCAAGTCCTCTCGCCGGCACCACTCATTTTAGTAATCATATCTCATTATAAGATGAGCCATTAGCTCAGTTGGTAGAGCACGAACGAGTATGCTTCGTAGCAATACATCAGCACACAAATTGAGTTGCTTCTTGAATAAGCTTACTGAAATTTGGGTGTCAATAACAAGAAATGAACTAAATATTATTACTCATTATAAAATGAGCCATTAGCTCAGTTGGTAGAGCATCTGACTTTTAATCAGAGGGTCGAAGGTTCGAGTCCTTCATGGCTCACCATTTAACACACCTTGCGGGTGTGGCGGAATTGGCAGACGCGCTAGACTTAGGATCTAGTGTCTTTATGACGTGGGGGTTCAAGTCCCTTCACCCGCACCAAAGATTTTTTAGAATATGCATAATGCGGAAGTAGTTCAGTGGTAGAACACCACCTTGCCAAGGTGGGGGTCGCGGGTTCGAATCCCGTCTTCCGCTCCAAAAAAAGTGCCGGGGTGGCGGAACTGGCAGACGCACAGGACTTAAAATCCTGCGGTAGGTGACTACCGTACCGGTTCGATTCCGGTCCTCGGCACCATAGTTTTTTCGCGCTAGCGAAAATAACTTACCTTAATTTCTATAGATTAATTTAGATTATTAGCGCCCGTAGCTCAATTGGATAGAGCGTTTGACTACGGATCAAAAGGTTAGGGGTTCGACTCCTCTCGGGCGCGCCAATTTAAAAATTGGAAGTCAGAAGTGAGATTTTTTGATATGCTTCGTAGCAATATTAGAAATCTTGACCCTCTTACATCCCACATGTGATATTTTGAACGGGAAGTAGCTCAGCTTGGTAGAGCACTTGGTTTGGGACCAAGGGGTCGCAGGTTCGAATCCTGTCTTCCCGACCATTCATTATTATGATTATGGGGCCTTAGCTCAGCTGGGAGAGCGCCTGCTTTGCACGCAGGAGGTCAGCGGTTCGATCCCGCTAGGCTCCACTTGAAATTTTGATTTTTGGCGGTATAGCTCAGCTGGTTAGAGCGAGCCGTAAACATCCTGAATTAGCTTCATTGTAGGCTTGCGAGGAATGTGTCTGATAAGAGACATGACGAGCATGGTTTTTAAACAGTGAGCGTTTTGTTATTATGGCGGTGTAGCTCAGCTGGCTAGAGCGTACGGTTCATACCCGTGAGGTCGTGGGTTCGATTCCCTCCGCCGCTATTAAAGAACAACGATGATAATAAATGAGTAAAATCATTTATTGGACCCTTAGCTCAGCTGGTTAGAGCAGACGGCTCATAACCGTCCGGTCGTAGGTTCGAGTCCTACAGGGTCCATTTATTACGGAGGAATACCCAAGTCCGGCTGAAGGGATCGGTCTTGAAAACCGACAGGGGTGTCAAAGCCCGCAGGGGTTCGAATCCCCTTTCCTCCTCCATATTCTTAAAACTTTTTATATTTTTATCATCGCGGGGTGGAGCAGTCTGGTAGCTCGTCGGGCTCATAACCCGAAGGTCGCAGGTTCAAATCCTGTCCCCGCAACCAAACATATTAGAAATATATGTTAAGGTTAGTTAATTTCACTACGTGAAAAAACTTTGGTCCGGTAGTTCAGTTGGTTAGAATGCCTGCCTGTCACGCAGGAGGTCGCGGGTTCGAGTCCCGTCCGGACCGCCATTATTATTTATACTTATTCTAGTCTAATTATAGAGTAAGAGGGTTTCAATAAGCGAAAAGATCAAGGAAGCGAGTGAATGAACACCGGAGCGTATAACCATACGTGAGGATGTGAATGAACGAGCTGACGCAGAGATTTGAAGCTTAGTGGAAGCCGTAAACTATGTTGGCTCGGTAGCTCAGTTGGTAGAGCACGTTCGAATATGCTTCTCTGAATAAACTTCAGCGTACTCATCGAGCTGCATCTTGAATAATCCCTCTGAGATGAGGACGATTCACTAATTGAAAACCTTAAAATACTAACAAGTTAAAGGAATAAATAAATGATACGTGAAGAGCAATCTTGTATCTTATTTATTAATACTAACTAATTTTATGGCTCGGTAGCTCAGTTGGTAGAGCAATGGACTGAAAATCCATGTGTCGGCGGTTCGATTCCGTCCCGAGCCACCACTTGTAATTGAATAGTATGGAGGGGTAGCGAAGTGGCTAAACGCGGCGGACTGTAAATCCGCTCCTTAGGGTTCGGCAGTTCGAATCTGCCCCCCTCCACCATTTCCCTTTTAGTGGCGGTTGTGGCGAAGTGGTTAACGCATCGGATTGTGGTTCCGACATTCGTGGGTTCGATTCCCATCAGCCGCCCCAATTTTATATTCAGACATCGTTGCTCAGTAACTTGTTACTTAGTAATTATAGATGCAGAAAAGAAATATCCTCTTGTTGGTTTGAGCACAAGACATTAATTTATGTGTAAAAAGTGTGGAATATGAAGTGAACGAGACTGATTAAGGTTGAAAGTATACCTAGTAGTCGACGATATTTCGTGTTATTTCCTGTCAGAAATAACCCAAAATATCCTCTTGCGATGAGGATACATGTAGCATATTCAAGGAAGCCTATTCCTGAAGCTAATTCAATGGGCTATAGCCAAGCGGTAAGGCATCGCACTTTGACTGCGACATGCGTTGGTTCGAATCCAGCTAGCCCAGCCATTTACTTTTTAAGGCATCATAGCCAAGTGGTAAGGCCGAGGTCTGCAAAACCTCTATCCCCGGTTCAAATCCGGGTGGTGCCTCCAGGACACTTTTTTATGCGGGTGTAGTTTAGTGGTAAAACCTCAGCCTTCCAAGCTGATGATGAGGGTTCGATTCCCTTCACCCGCTCCAAATATTATGGGCCTATAGCTCAGCTGGTTAGAGCGCACGCCTGATAAGCGTGAGGTCGATGGTTCGAGTCCATTTAGGCCCACCATAAGTACAATATAGTTGTTCCGCAGTAGCTCAGTGGTAGAGCAATCGGCTGTTAACCGATCGGTCGTAGGTTCGAGTCCTACCTGCGGAGCCATTTTTATTATGTGGGGAAATACTCAAGAGGCTGAAGAGGCGCCCCTGCTAAGGGTGTAGGTCGTGTAAGCGGCGCGAGGGTTCAAATCCCTCTTTCTCCGCCAGAAATACATATATATAATGCGCCTTTAGCTCAGCAGGATAGAGCAACGGCCTTCTAAGCCGTCGGTCAGAGGTTCGAATCCTCTAAGGCGCGTAAAGTCAGAACTAACCGTAAACAGGTTAGTTTTTTTGTGTTTAAATATTGAAAGAAGTTTTATTTACTAATGAATTCTTAAATCTGTAACAATAAGTATTCAAGCAAGATATGTTTGATATACTCATCTAAAAAATTGATTAGTTGTGAAAAAAGATTGCTTTGTTCTTCAATGTTTAAATCAATTTCCTCTTCTGAAAATTCCCCAGTACTCTTGATAATTAGGGCTAAAATGTTACCAATGTAAAGTGCAGCATCCCCAGATTCAACGATTGGCTGGACAATATGATGAAAAAAATATCTCAAGGTTTCGGGGGACTCATCTAATTCCTCTTCAATGACAAAGGGGAGATTTTTCAACCTAAAACCTTTTTTGATTTTTTCTATAATCTGCTGAGATGTGACTGGTTTTTCCGTTTGATCTAATTCCGCTTGTTCAAAAGTATTAAAATGGGATTTATTTTTATATTTCTCTATATATCCTGGTGATATGATTTGTAATAAAGTTGAAATCACAAATAAGGACTTTGCTTGAATTTCAATTTCATCAGCAAGTTCAATATATGTATCTTCAGATAGTGATGGAGTAGCTATGTTAATAACAGGATTAATTCTTTCATTTAAGATAAATAAAATATTTTCATAAAAAGCTGTTAATGTTTCATTTAACTCCAAGTTGCTCCCCATCCAAGTTTGAATCTTTGTTAATGTGCCTATCTCAATACTTTTTAAAAAAGCAGGAACTTCTTCAATATGTAATTGTATTTTTAATTCTTCATAAAGCTTATTAAGCTCCTCATCATTTTCACTTGGTGGCTGTTTTGCATCTTCTTTTTCCATTACTCCAAGGCCAACTGTTCCCGTACCCTCTATTTCTCTGATGTTAATTTCACCGATTATAAAGCGATGGAGTCCATCACGATCCTTTAGCTCATTCTTGATGAGCTGTCCTAACTGAAGAGTTCCTGTGACTTTTCCGACATTTAAGCCTTGAATGTAATATTCATATACATTCTGTTGATTAATATATTGATTTAAGTGTTGAATATATTTATGCATATAATGAATCTGTTGTTGCATCTGATGGATAAGATCTTGATTAGAAGAGTTGGAATGCATCAAGAACACTCCTTATTTCACATTTCTTGATGTCACTGAATATACTATATAATTCTTATTCGACTGGAGGGATCATTATGTATTACGAAGGCAATAAGAAACCGTACGGAATGAGAAGAAACTCAAGAATAAAGAATAATAGTCAAAAGGAAATTCGCTCTCCAAGGGTTGATTTGTTTGAAACGAGTGATGGGTATTATATTCGTCTTAGCCTTCCTGGGGTAAAAAAGGAAAATTTACAGGTATCCTTTAGTGAGCATGATGATCTTGAGATAAAAGGGAAAGTTGTAACAGTAGTTCCTGAAAACAATAAGAATATTATCTTGCAGGAAATTTATCAAGGTCCGTTTCACCGTAGAATTAAGATTCCTAAAAAGGTGAATAAGAAAAATGTCAATTTTACTTATAACAACGGAATTCTAGAAGTTTATCTAACTTTTTAAAAAGGTGGTGGGAGTATGGTATTTGGTGATAATGAACCAGTAGGTATAATCTTTTTTGGTGGGGTAAAAATAAACCAAATGGAAACAAACGCAGCATTTTCAGTTGGGGAATCTTTTTATCAATCATTAGAAAGTCAGGTTAAAAATAACTTAATTGCCGGTCAAACATTTGGAGATTTTGATTTTAATAACTTTCAGCCAATTGCTTCTAATGTTTTTGATCCAGATGGTGTTGATACAATGATGCCTATAGCGCAATCATCTTTGGGATTAGAAGATTGATACAGAGTTCTTAGTACACTTAAAACAAGGTGTACTTTTTTTATAGTCTTTTGATGGTTATAGTCTTTTGTAATTATTAACTGAAAATAAATAATTCACCTGCAGTCCTAACCTGAGCAAGTGAATTATTTATATACGGGATATACACATAGGTAGGGGGGATAAGGTGGCAAATAATATGGATTCATCACATAAGAGGGAGCGTAATAAGGATAATGACTTTGGTTATTTTTCACCTTCATATCAGGGTCGTTAACTTGTGATTGATATGGACTCATATTAATGTAAGAACCATCTCCATATGCACTTCCAACACCATTTGTCGTTTTTGTTTGACTTGTTAATTCATGATAATATCCCTTACCAACAACTAAAGAAGACGTTCCAGCAATACTATATACTTTGAAGTTTCCGATATTGATTTCAATTTTTGGAATACTTAGTCCCTCCCTTGTTAAAAATCAAATGGAATTTCTAAATCTGACTCATGATCTTCAGCTTTTTTCAATACATAGGTGAGGATCCCGTCTTCATAGCTAGAAGAATAATTTGATGTCATTACTGATTTAGGGAGAAAGATTTCTCTTTCATATGTTGTTTGTGGAAGATCACTTGAGAGTAAAGTATCTGCACCCGCAGGCTTTACTGATTGATGCTTTATTTTTAATGTTAACACCTGATCATTTTGAAAAAAGACTTTCGCATGATTCAACTCTTTTAACCCGGGGCAAATGATTGATAGGTAAATGTTATGTTCACTTTCCCAAATTTCAATTGGTATTAACTGAATTTCCTTTCGTTTACTCGTACCTAATCCATGGATGTTACTCCAAAAATCATCATTTAAAATGGAGTGATATTGCTTAACCATCTTTTTTAATTCAAGCAAATTCTCCGGACTAAACTGTGACTGGCGCATTGCCTGAAAGGGAAAGCCATTTTTTTGATTGAAAAAACCCATAGGATTCTGCATAGTAGCCATCCTTTCGACTGAATAGTTATTATAGTCTATTCGATAAAGGCCTATATGTTCTGGAAGTTTAAGACAATATGTAGCACATTGTCTTTTATTTTTTTTTCATAAGTTAGATACAATAAAAAGAAATCACTTATTTAAGGAGATTCTCATATGAGTAGATTAAAGGACGTTACAACCCCACGACTTCAAAACTTTATTGAATTTCAGAAAGACCCCCTTTTTTTCTTTTTAAACATGTTGGATAAGGGGGATATTGTTTCTTTACGAACAGGATTTAAACCCTCTTTTATTGTTAATTCACCTGAGTTTGTTAAGGAGATCTTAGTGACAAAGGATTCTTTTTTTCGAAAGGGACGGACAACAAAAGTATTAAGGAGAACGATTGGTGATGGACTTCTGACTACTGAAAAGGAAGAGCATCGAAGACAAAAAAACTATTACCAGCCGATTTTCTATAAAGAACGTTTAAATCATTATGCGATGACAATGGTTGAGGAAACGAAGAAGCTTGTTGAAACGCTTCATCATAGAAAGAATTGCAACCTAAGTGATGAAATGATGCAGTTAACATTAGTAATTATTTCAAAAGTTATGTTTGCAACAGATTTAGAGAAAAACAAAGAGCTGCTTGCAAAAGCGGTTAGTGAAACGATTGAGCAAACTGCCCACACCTTATTGTCTCCTGTTATTTTACCGTTAAATGTTCCAACAAAAAGACATAAAATACATAAAAAGGCGATTTGTAAGCTTGAAAACATGATTTATGAAATTATCAAGCAAGCGAAGGAGAATCCGGAAAACTACCAAAAGACAATGGTTGGGATGATGTTGGATACAACACTTGCTACAGGTGAAAGAATATCT includes:
- a CDS encoding Hsp20/alpha crystallin family protein — its product is MYYEGNKKPYGMRRNSRIKNNSQKEIRSPRVDLFETSDGYYIRLSLPGVKKENLQVSFSEHDDLEIKGKVVTVVPENNKNIILQEIYQGPFHRRIKIPKKVNKKNVNFTYNNGILEVYLTF
- a CDS encoding spore germination protein — encoded protein: MVFGDNEPVGIIFFGGVKINQMETNAAFSVGESFYQSLESQVKNNLIAGQTFGDFDFNNFQPIASNVFDPDGVDTMMPIAQSSLGLED
- a CDS encoding spore germination protein — translated: MPKIEINIGNFKVYSIAGTSSLVVGKGYYHELTSQTKTTNGVGSAYGDGSYINMSPYQSQVNDPDMKVKNNQSHYPYYAPSYVMNPYYLPPYPPYLCVYPVYK
- a CDS encoding Hsp20/alpha crystallin family protein, coding for MQNPMGFFNQKNGFPFQAMRQSQFSPENLLELKKMVKQYHSILNDDFWSNIHGLGTSKRKEIQLIPIEIWESEHNIYLSIICPGLKELNHAKVFFQNDQVLTLKIKHQSVKPAGADTLLSSDLPQTTYEREIFLPKSVMTSNYSSSYEDGILTYVLKKAEDHESDLEIPFDF
- a CDS encoding cytochrome P450, translating into MSRLKDVTTPRLQNFIEFQKDPLFFFLNMLDKGDIVSLRTGFKPSFIVNSPEFVKEILVTKDSFFRKGRTTKVLRRTIGDGLLTTEKEEHRRQKNYYQPIFYKERLNHYAMTMVEETKKLVETLHHRKNCNLSDEMMQLTLVIISKVMFATDLEKNKELLAKAVSETIEQTAHTLLSPVILPLNVPTKRHKIHKKAICKLENMIYEIIKQAKENPENYQKTMVGMMLDTTLATGERISDEEIRNQMMTMLLAGHETSANLLTWIFYALSQNPEVERKFHEEIDAISLLEESPFEVYSKLAYTQQMMKEALRLFPPAWLIYREADKDVELLGETFKEGSTFMICSYAIHRNHEMFPNPEEFQPDRFASGSNENIPPFAYFPFGGGSRSCIGYKFAVMETVLILAIIGRKYKFRHIEGEQAIPDPLVSLRIKDGLRMEIIER